Proteins from a genomic interval of Stenotrophomonas sp. WZN-1:
- a CDS encoding ATP-binding protein, whose amino-acid sequence MHPLSSTGNAPTLHLVCGKIGAGKSTLSQQLVAQPCHVLISEDTWLAALYPGQIHSVADYLQRAAALRGALTQHVRAILQAGVSVVLDVPFNTPAARAWGRELFESAGVAHQLHFLDVPDAICKARLRARNARGEHPFQASDDAFEQITRHFVAPAQEEGFMVIRHSLEA is encoded by the coding sequence ATGCACCCTCTTTCATCAACCGGCAATGCCCCGACCCTGCACCTGGTGTGCGGCAAGATCGGCGCCGGAAAATCCACGCTGTCGCAGCAGTTGGTGGCGCAGCCGTGCCACGTGCTGATCAGCGAAGACACCTGGCTGGCCGCCCTGTATCCCGGCCAGATCCATTCCGTCGCCGACTACCTGCAGCGCGCGGCTGCGCTGCGCGGTGCGCTAACGCAGCATGTCCGCGCGATCCTGCAGGCCGGCGTCTCCGTCGTGCTCGACGTTCCGTTCAACACGCCCGCCGCCCGCGCCTGGGGCCGCGAACTGTTCGAGTCGGCCGGCGTTGCCCATCAGCTGCATTTTCTCGATGTTCCCGACGCCATCTGCAAGGCGCGTCTGCGTGCCCGCAACGCACGCGGTGAACACCCGTTCCAGGCCAGCGATGACGCCTTCGAGCAGATCACCCGCCACTTCGTGGCACCTGCGCAGGAAGAGGGCTTCATGGTGATCCGTCATTCACTGGAGGCTTGA
- a CDS encoding AraC family transcriptional regulator has translation MVDRLAILLERFAVTASVFHAGALCGINTLEGEDEAGQLHLVRRGPLQVSHGKQTVQVEVPSLLLYPRPMPHRFSTDPQQGADMACANLHFEGGRLNPISAALPDFICMPLADLYGGDAALELLFEEAFEQRCGRAAMVNRLFEVVMIQVLRQLMEGGEMRGGLFAGLGHPRLRLALVAMHEAPAQAWTLEDLADVAGMSRSVFAASFREAMGTTPGQYLQGWRVGLAQQALRQGRPLKRIADDVGYGSEAALSRAFKAHTGQSPREWRGQARAGAV, from the coding sequence GTGGTCGACCGTCTCGCCATCCTGCTCGAACGCTTCGCGGTCACCGCCTCGGTGTTCCATGCCGGCGCGCTGTGCGGCATCAACACGCTGGAGGGCGAAGACGAGGCGGGTCAGCTGCACCTGGTGCGGCGGGGCCCGCTGCAGGTCAGTCATGGCAAGCAGACTGTGCAGGTCGAGGTGCCCAGCCTGCTGCTGTACCCACGGCCGATGCCGCACCGGTTCAGTACCGATCCGCAGCAGGGCGCCGACATGGCCTGCGCCAACCTGCATTTCGAGGGCGGCCGGCTGAACCCGATCAGCGCCGCGTTGCCCGATTTCATCTGCATGCCGCTGGCGGATCTCTATGGCGGTGACGCGGCGCTGGAGCTGCTGTTCGAAGAGGCCTTCGAGCAGCGCTGCGGGCGTGCGGCGATGGTCAACCGGCTGTTCGAGGTGGTGATGATCCAGGTGCTGCGCCAGCTGATGGAAGGCGGCGAGATGCGTGGCGGCCTGTTCGCCGGGCTCGGCCATCCGCGGCTGCGGCTGGCGTTGGTGGCGATGCATGAAGCGCCGGCGCAGGCGTGGACGCTGGAAGACCTGGCCGACGTCGCCGGCATGTCGCGCAGTGTGTTCGCCGCCAGTTTCCGTGAGGCGATGGGCACCACGCCGGGCCAGTATCTGCAGGGCTGGCGGGTGGGCCTGGCGCAGCAGGCGCTGCGGCAGGGCAGACCGCTCAAGCGGATTGCCGACGATGTGGGGTACGGCAGCGAAGCGGCGCTGTCGCGCGCGTTCAAGGCGCACACCGGGCAGTCGCCGCGGGAGTGGCGCGGACAGGCACGCGCGGGCGCGGTCTGA
- the crcB gene encoding fluoride efflux transporter CrcB: protein MHALNNYLLVFIGGGLGACLRHACNLIGARAAVGSPWPWSTFLINISGALLMGVLVEAFALRNGASPQLRLLLATGVLGGYTTFSTYALEIGLLLQRGQHGLAALYAGGSVALGLAGLFGGMKLARLVLG from the coding sequence ATGCACGCATTGAACAACTATTTGCTGGTCTTCATCGGCGGCGGACTCGGTGCCTGCCTGCGCCACGCCTGCAACCTGATCGGTGCGCGCGCAGCGGTCGGTAGTCCGTGGCCCTGGTCGACCTTCCTGATCAACATCAGCGGTGCACTGCTGATGGGCGTGCTGGTCGAAGCCTTCGCCCTGCGCAATGGTGCCTCGCCGCAGCTGCGCCTGCTGCTGGCCACCGGCGTCCTCGGCGGATACACCACGTTCTCCACCTATGCGCTGGAAATCGGCCTGCTGCTGCAGCGCGGCCAGCATGGCCTGGCGGCACTGTACGCCGGCGGTTCGGTGGCACTGGGCCTGGCCGGCCTGTTCGGCGGCATGAAACTGGCGCGGCTGGTGCTGGGCTGA
- a CDS encoding helix-turn-helix transcriptional regulator, with product MKKAGHPRPADLARAADSTTATISNWLNDHVSPAHVKAEQLFRIADAAKLDARELLYGVSGLGVGERGNTYIPSQAHLDVWQDAYELVSHLVEEKGLEIDHRRHAALDLLAFELLMDGFSRSKVIRVLTTSMT from the coding sequence ATGAAGAAAGCCGGGCACCCTCGCCCGGCCGATCTGGCCCGCGCCGCCGATTCGACGACGGCAACCATCAGCAACTGGCTCAACGACCATGTCAGCCCCGCCCATGTGAAGGCCGAACAGCTGTTCCGCATCGCCGATGCGGCCAAGCTGGACGCGCGCGAACTGCTGTACGGCGTGAGCGGGCTTGGCGTCGGTGAACGGGGCAATACCTATATCCCCAGCCAGGCCCACCTGGACGTCTGGCAGGACGCCTACGAACTGGTCAGCCACCTGGTGGAGGAGAAAGGGCTGGAGATCGATCATCGCCGCCACGCGGCATTGGACCTGCTGGCCTTCGAACTGCTGATGGACGGCTTCAGCCGCAGCAAGGTCATCCGGGTACTGACGACCTCGATGACGTGA
- a CDS encoding 4Fe-4S dicluster domain-containing protein, with protein MSMPCTGIPRPWRWRGALSVLLLALFYALPWLRWNGRQALLLDINTRRFDLFGWTLWPGDVDVLIGLLAVLAVGLALLTHLAGRIWCGHACPQTLWRRAFDWIAHGMAKVLPVPAVRPATQVAWGLLSLWTGITFVGLFSPIGELVDAAPHAGWSGWETFWVFFYAAATWGNAGFLREQVCRSLCPFARMQPLLTDPYTPRMLYDARRGEPRGMRPSGLGGVLGRGRGLLDPTTAQDYVFRAAHPLLAGPMPTFSADRLGDCTDCAACVSACPMQLDIRQGPQADCLACGACLDACSRQQHQAGFGSGLVRYCSPQALAGQPRQWWRPRTLALLSMLLALLACGAWRLL; from the coding sequence ATGAGCATGCCCTGCACTGGAATTCCACGCCCTTGGCGTTGGCGCGGCGCGCTCAGCGTGCTCCTGCTGGCCCTGTTCTATGCGCTGCCATGGCTGCGCTGGAATGGGCGCCAGGCCCTGCTGCTGGACATCAATACACGGCGCTTCGACCTGTTTGGCTGGACGCTGTGGCCCGGCGATGTCGACGTGCTGATCGGGTTGCTGGCGGTGCTGGCGGTCGGCCTTGCGCTGCTCACCCACCTCGCCGGCCGCATCTGGTGCGGCCACGCCTGCCCGCAGACGCTGTGGCGTCGTGCCTTCGACTGGATTGCGCACGGCATGGCCAAGGTCTTGCCCGTACCGGCCGTGCGCCCTGCCACCCAGGTGGCCTGGGGGTTGCTGTCGCTGTGGACCGGCATCACCTTCGTCGGCCTGTTCAGCCCGATCGGAGAACTGGTGGACGCTGCACCACACGCCGGCTGGAGTGGCTGGGAAACGTTCTGGGTGTTCTTCTATGCCGCAGCTACCTGGGGTAATGCTGGCTTCCTGCGCGAACAGGTGTGCCGTTCGCTGTGCCCATTCGCACGCATGCAGCCACTGCTGACCGATCCGTACACGCCCCGCATGTTGTACGACGCGCGCCGCGGCGAACCGCGCGGCATGCGCCCGTCGGGCCTGGGTGGCGTGCTTGGCCGCGGCCGCGGCCTGCTCGACCCGACCACCGCGCAGGACTACGTATTCCGTGCGGCGCATCCGCTGCTGGCCGGACCGATGCCCACTTTCAGCGCCGACCGCTTGGGCGACTGCACCGATTGCGCCGCCTGTGTCAGCGCCTGCCCGATGCAGCTGGACATCCGCCAGGGACCGCAGGCCGATTGCCTGGCCTGCGGCGCCTGTCTGGACGCCTGCTCGCGGCAGCAGCACCAGGCCGGTTTCGGCTCGGGGCTGGTGCGCTACTGCAGTCCGCAGGCCTTGGCCGGGCAACCGCGGCAATGGTGGCGACCGCGGACCCTGGCACTACTTTCGATGCTGCTGGCGCTGTTGGCCTGTGGCGCCTGGCGCCTGCTTTGA
- a CDS encoding group III truncated hemoglobin, which produces MNATPPPVLPVASPELCTEQEVTRLVHDFYARVREEERLGPVFEAHVHDWPEHLAQLVDFWSAMLRGTRRFKGSPMSKHMAIELDKDLFDRWLVLFRITTAECNNPPMQELANDVAARIGDTFWKRYQMLRWPQVGLPVLGIPAKD; this is translated from the coding sequence ATGAACGCAACACCACCGCCTGTTCTTCCCGTCGCCTCGCCCGAGTTGTGCACCGAGCAGGAAGTGACCCGCCTGGTGCACGACTTCTATGCGCGCGTGCGCGAGGAAGAGCGGTTGGGGCCGGTATTCGAGGCGCACGTCCACGACTGGCCGGAGCATCTGGCGCAGCTGGTCGATTTCTGGTCGGCGATGCTGCGCGGTACCCGCCGCTTCAAGGGCTCGCCGATGTCCAAGCACATGGCCATCGAGCTGGACAAGGATCTGTTCGATCGCTGGCTGGTGCTGTTCCGGATCACCACCGCCGAGTGCAACAACCCGCCGATGCAGGAGCTGGCCAACGACGTGGCCGCGCGCATCGGTGACACCTTCTGGAAGCGCTACCAGATGCTGCGCTGGCCGCAGGTGGGCCTGCCGGTGCTGGGCATCCCTGCCAAGGATTGA
- the hemN gene encoding oxygen-independent coproporphyrinogen III oxidase, with the protein MDTFSPAAGGLAWTFDPDLLRRHDRPGPRYTSYPTAPHFHDGFDAPALRQAIADSNQLARALSLYVHVPFCSSPCFYCGCNRVITRDRGRGHSYVSRVLAEADLLAPQFEDGREVIQLHLGGGTPNFLDAEAMTTLVEGLRRRFDFSDSPQRDFSIELDPRFIDTRDVAMLARLGFNRASLGVQDFDPHVQESINRIQGVQQTLDILRACRDSGMRSVNVDLIYGLPGQSLEGFGRTLERVLALRPDRLAVYGYAHLPHLFRAQKQIDESRLPSPEDKLALLGLAVERLSSAGYQYIGMDHFALPEEDLSRAQRAGQLHRNFMGYTTHADTDLLGLGVSAISHIGATYSQNPRDLPSWEDAVDQGQLPVWRGVALSADDQLRAELIQQLMCQGEVDGAVLGQRHGVDFEQYFAEDLRSVQRLQDDGLAEYRDGVVRASEPGRPLLRLLAMCFDPYLRAAHEQPRYSRAI; encoded by the coding sequence ATGGACACGTTCTCTCCCGCCGCCGGTGGCCTAGCCTGGACCTTCGACCCCGACCTGCTGCGCCGGCACGACCGGCCGGGCCCGCGCTACACCTCGTACCCGACCGCGCCGCATTTCCATGATGGCTTCGACGCGCCGGCACTGCGCCAGGCGATCGCCGACAGCAACCAACTGGCCCGCGCGCTGTCGTTGTACGTGCACGTGCCGTTCTGTTCCAGTCCCTGTTTCTACTGCGGCTGCAACCGGGTGATCACCCGCGATCGCGGCCGTGGCCACAGCTACGTCTCGCGTGTGCTGGCCGAGGCCGACCTGCTGGCGCCACAGTTCGAGGACGGCCGCGAGGTCATCCAGCTGCATCTGGGTGGCGGCACGCCGAACTTCCTTGATGCCGAGGCGATGACCACGCTGGTGGAGGGGCTGCGCCGGCGCTTCGATTTCAGCGATTCGCCGCAGCGCGATTTCTCGATAGAGCTCGATCCGCGCTTCATCGATACCCGCGACGTGGCCATGCTGGCGCGGCTGGGCTTCAATCGGGCCAGCCTGGGCGTGCAGGATTTCGATCCGCACGTACAGGAATCGATCAACCGCATACAGGGCGTGCAGCAGACGCTGGACATCCTGCGCGCGTGCCGCGACAGCGGCATGCGCTCGGTCAACGTCGACCTGATCTATGGGTTGCCGGGGCAGAGCCTTGAAGGATTCGGCCGCACCCTGGAACGAGTGCTGGCATTGCGACCGGATCGCCTGGCGGTGTATGGCTACGCACACCTGCCGCATCTGTTCCGTGCGCAGAAGCAGATCGACGAGAGCCGGCTGCCTTCGCCGGAAGACAAGCTGGCGCTGCTGGGCCTGGCGGTGGAGAGGCTCTCGTCGGCCGGCTACCAGTACATCGGCATGGATCACTTTGCGTTGCCGGAAGAGGATCTGTCGCGTGCGCAGCGTGCCGGCCAGCTGCATCGCAATTTCATGGGCTATACCACCCACGCCGATACCGATCTGCTCGGCCTGGGCGTGAGTGCAATCAGCCACATCGGTGCGACCTACAGCCAGAATCCGCGCGACCTGCCGTCGTGGGAGGACGCGGTGGACCAGGGCCAGCTGCCGGTCTGGCGCGGAGTGGCGCTGAGCGCCGACGACCAGTTGCGCGCCGAACTCATCCAGCAGCTGATGTGCCAGGGCGAGGTGGACGGTGCCGTGCTGGGCCAACGCCATGGCGTCGATTTCGAACAGTACTTCGCCGAAGACCTGCGTTCGGTGCAGCGACTGCAGGACGACGGCTTGGCTGAATACCGCGACGGTGTGGTGCGCGCCAGCGAGCCGGGGCGGCCGCTGCTGCGGCTGCTGGCGATGTGCTTCGACCCGTACCTGCGTGCCGCCCACGAGCAGCCGCGTTACTCGCGTGCGATCTGA
- a CDS encoding site-specific integrase, with protein MPVTKRANGHYQVTVGYGGRTHRKTSRHWSFKDAKEYERKYLAAIKDVAAGREPERMIPEGVEKFLTDHVPRLGSQAKTKAHIRALMPYVAGRKMKEIAQVWAEIKAAEIGKAPATVNHKGRILRQISRMAWREWGWLERPAAIGLLPEKPRETFLTLDQVEALARACPNASAGDYVRLAAYTGIRRGHLLRLTAHDVRGGFIHLDRTSKTRTLQMVPLHPKVAGIAARLPLGASDDQVRDSWAKAREACGLQHVRWHDLRHTCASWLVQAGVPLHTVSEVLGHSSMAMTRRYAHLSPEHLSDAIKKMA; from the coding sequence ATGCCAGTCACCAAGCGTGCCAATGGCCACTATCAAGTTACCGTCGGATACGGCGGAAGAACGCATCGCAAGACTTCTCGACACTGGTCGTTCAAAGACGCGAAAGAGTACGAACGCAAGTACCTCGCCGCAATCAAGGACGTTGCGGCTGGTCGAGAGCCGGAACGGATGATCCCTGAGGGCGTGGAGAAGTTCCTAACGGATCATGTTCCCCGCCTTGGCTCACAGGCCAAGACCAAGGCCCATATCAGGGCACTCATGCCATACGTGGCTGGTCGAAAGATGAAGGAGATTGCCCAGGTATGGGCTGAGATCAAGGCGGCGGAGATTGGGAAGGCCCCCGCCACGGTAAACCACAAGGGGCGCATCCTGCGGCAGATCAGCCGGATGGCGTGGCGCGAATGGGGGTGGCTGGAACGGCCTGCTGCGATTGGCCTGCTGCCGGAGAAGCCCCGCGAAACGTTCCTGACGCTCGATCAGGTCGAGGCGCTGGCAAGGGCATGCCCCAACGCTTCAGCGGGCGACTACGTACGTCTGGCAGCATACACAGGCATCCGGCGCGGGCATCTACTCCGCCTGACAGCCCATGACGTGCGCGGTGGGTTCATCCACCTGGACCGCACCAGCAAGACTCGGACGCTCCAGATGGTCCCGCTGCATCCCAAGGTTGCAGGTATCGCGGCCCGGCTCCCGCTGGGCGCATCAGACGATCAGGTTCGGGATTCGTGGGCCAAGGCGCGCGAGGCGTGTGGCCTGCAGCACGTCCGCTGGCATGATTTGAGGCACACGTGCGCCTCATGGCTCGTCCAGGCTGGAGTTCCACTGCACACGGTATCTGAGGTGCTTGGGCATAGCTCTATGGCGATGACTAGGCGCTACGCCCACTTGTCGCCGGAACACCTGTCAGACGCCATCAAAAAGATGGCCTGA
- a CDS encoding single-stranded DNA-binding protein, which yields MNNFSAVGRIGRDAVTRFTQAGKAVTGWALAVDRGFGDNKQTVWLDCTLWGDRGQKLAEHIRKGDRLGVVGEIGTREHDGKTYVTLDVKDVTLLGGKQEGQSGGTSSRRGGQEQSERPQQQAPVSDFDDDSIPF from the coding sequence ATGAACAACTTCTCCGCTGTAGGCCGCATTGGCCGTGATGCCGTTACCCGCTTCACTCAGGCAGGCAAGGCCGTCACCGGCTGGGCTCTGGCCGTGGATCGTGGATTCGGTGACAACAAGCAGACCGTCTGGCTGGACTGCACCTTGTGGGGTGATCGTGGTCAGAAGCTGGCCGAACACATCCGCAAGGGTGATCGCCTGGGCGTGGTCGGCGAGATCGGCACCCGCGAACACGACGGCAAGACCTACGTGACGCTAGACGTGAAGGACGTGACGCTACTCGGCGGCAAGCAGGAAGGCCAGTCAGGCGGCACCAGCTCCCGCCGAGGCGGTCAGGAGCAGAGCGAGCGGCCGCAGCAGCAGGCGCCGGTCAGCGACTTCGACGACGACTCGATCCCATTCTGA
- a CDS encoding helix-turn-helix transcriptional regulator, with protein sequence MEPWAERIEAVLREGRARGLTKTGLAKACGKAQPSISQWFNDNESKPATQMIMADNLIAAARYLGVTPEWIMTGSDWFNRDAEASQPVRMDVSKIAETAKILRTVFERRGVAFDPVEDADVFAEVYALLDQMPVNPSQEANVAFTATVIDLVAKRLERGDGRGSGKQDRGSAGKQVVRKVGVA encoded by the coding sequence ATGGAACCTTGGGCAGAACGAATCGAGGCGGTCCTCCGTGAAGGGAGGGCGCGAGGCCTTACAAAGACTGGGCTCGCAAAGGCCTGTGGGAAGGCGCAGCCGTCCATTTCCCAATGGTTCAACGACAACGAGTCCAAGCCCGCCACCCAGATGATCATGGCGGACAACCTCATCGCAGCAGCCCGCTACCTTGGCGTTACCCCCGAGTGGATCATGACCGGATCTGACTGGTTCAACCGGGACGCGGAAGCTTCTCAGCCTGTGCGAATGGACGTCTCTAAGATTGCTGAGACGGCGAAGATTCTAAGGACTGTCTTCGAGCGGCGCGGGGTAGCTTTTGACCCGGTGGAAGACGCGGACGTGTTTGCCGAGGTCTATGCCCTGCTCGATCAGATGCCTGTCAATCCAAGCCAAGAGGCGAACGTGGCGTTCACGGCCACGGTCATTGACCTGGTAGCTAAGAGATTGGAGAGGGGCGATGGACGAGGATCGGGTAAGCAGGATCGTGGATCTGCTGGAAAGCAAGTTGTCCGAAAGGTTGGGGTCGCGTAG
- a CDS encoding helix-turn-helix transcriptional regulator, which produces MADEKTVRMCESEEDAIAVGIVLSGLTQAEIAARMGISKVYLTLMKQGQRTMTVKMLSRFCSATGWNVVRQYRDLQMALRVATGTPREVDRIAQIASHTMRKVA; this is translated from the coding sequence ATGGCTGACGAGAAGACGGTGCGTATGTGTGAGTCCGAGGAAGACGCCATCGCGGTTGGCATCGTCCTCAGCGGCCTGACGCAGGCCGAGATTGCCGCCCGCATGGGCATCAGCAAGGTCTACCTGACCCTGATGAAGCAGGGCCAGCGAACCATGACCGTGAAGATGCTCTCCCGCTTTTGCTCGGCTACTGGCTGGAACGTCGTTCGCCAGTACCGGGATCTCCAGATGGCGCTGCGCGTCGCTACCGGCACCCCGCGTGAGGTGGACCGGATTGCGCAGATCGCCTCCCACACCATGAGGAAAGTCGCGTGA
- a CDS encoding DnaB-like helicase C-terminal domain-containing protein has protein sequence MSDVTPAFAEEAVLGGLLLENLRFHDIAPLIGADHFTSRQRSELFGLIRDRVLAGEDADAVTIGELSPDHFDMALSLAANVPSASSVVLYARIVRENWRRREAVQAGLQLVSSAKAGEEDAVDVAVAKLLSLNATVADCEFTGKQAMQQAWKEVVRTHENGGNLPGITTGLKALDEILGGWHDSDLTVVGGRPAMGKTAFLGGLVEAAASVGKRPGVISAEQPAVQLALRRLSMVSSVSASSLRSGQFNDEDWGLMQAGMAKALPRDMWIYDRSAVTLDELIGVARKWKHANDIGILFIDYAQRIRVPRADRITEVSLVAQGMKDLARSLNIPVVSLAQVVKGVETRNDKRPNAGDLANSDELTREADQILMLYRDEVYNRDSPDKGVAEVLIEKNRHGPTGFKKVAFLSETMRFADLGRDF, from the coding sequence GTGAGCGACGTGACCCCCGCCTTCGCAGAAGAGGCAGTGCTGGGTGGCCTGCTGCTGGAGAACCTGCGATTCCACGACATTGCCCCGCTGATTGGCGCCGACCATTTCACCTCGCGGCAGCGGTCGGAGCTGTTCGGCCTGATTCGCGACCGTGTGCTGGCTGGCGAGGATGCGGACGCGGTGACCATCGGCGAGTTGTCGCCGGATCACTTCGACATGGCCCTAAGTCTGGCGGCGAACGTGCCCAGCGCGTCGTCGGTGGTCCTGTACGCCCGGATCGTCCGCGAGAACTGGCGCCGTCGTGAGGCGGTGCAGGCTGGCCTGCAGCTGGTGTCCAGCGCCAAGGCTGGCGAGGAGGACGCGGTGGACGTGGCGGTGGCGAAGCTGCTCTCGCTGAACGCGACCGTGGCCGACTGCGAGTTCACCGGCAAGCAGGCGATGCAGCAGGCGTGGAAGGAAGTTGTACGCACTCACGAGAACGGGGGGAACCTCCCGGGCATCACTACCGGCCTGAAGGCCCTGGATGAGATTCTTGGCGGCTGGCACGACTCCGACCTTACGGTGGTAGGGGGTCGTCCTGCGATGGGCAAGACGGCGTTCCTAGGCGGTTTGGTGGAGGCTGCCGCTTCGGTCGGAAAGCGACCCGGCGTTATCAGCGCAGAACAGCCCGCCGTGCAGTTGGCACTACGTCGCCTGTCGATGGTTTCCTCGGTGTCGGCAAGCAGTCTGCGCTCGGGCCAGTTCAACGACGAGGACTGGGGCCTGATGCAGGCGGGCATGGCAAAGGCTCTGCCGCGTGACATGTGGATCTATGACCGGTCCGCCGTGACGTTGGACGAACTGATTGGCGTTGCCCGGAAGTGGAAGCACGCCAATGACATTGGGATCTTGTTCATCGACTACGCCCAGCGCATCCGCGTTCCGCGAGCCGACCGCATCACCGAGGTGTCGCTGGTCGCGCAGGGCATGAAGGATCTGGCCCGCTCGCTGAACATTCCGGTGGTGTCTCTGGCCCAGGTCGTGAAGGGTGTCGAGACGCGCAACGACAAGCGCCCGAACGCTGGCGACCTTGCCAACAGTGACGAGCTGACCCGCGAGGCGGATCAGATCCTGATGCTGTACCGCGATGAAGTTTACAACCGCGACTCGCCGGACAAGGGCGTGGCTGAGGTTCTGATCGAAAAGAACCGCCACGGGCCGACCGGGTTCAAGAAGGTCGCTTTCCTGAGCGAAACGATGCGGTTCGCCGACCTTGGGAGGGACTTCTGA
- a CDS encoding zinc finger-like domain-containing protein, which yields MDVREKLARLNPTTVKFDTGHGGVAELTNQDIAAALAFVPQGLGREVLEACWWPWGAAIRANGLRNSVMAVVGPELTRQSRRVSQASLDLQLAEAAILWGGNSVSAEARAEVDRCRSRLAVVRGECWPNNTAERLPLIAKAIVSEIHGHRCTNCNGTGKDRGENSVCRSCEGSGNAKILDAWRAAAIKVDPSDFPKRWKRVYEWLFVKMRDAEAEAGRALEAALRREAA from the coding sequence ATGGACGTTCGTGAGAAGCTGGCAAGGTTGAACCCGACCACCGTCAAGTTCGATACGGGCCACGGTGGCGTTGCGGAGCTTACCAATCAGGACATTGCGGCGGCGCTGGCGTTTGTGCCGCAGGGATTGGGACGAGAGGTTCTTGAGGCTTGCTGGTGGCCCTGGGGCGCGGCGATCCGTGCCAACGGGCTGCGCAACTCTGTCATGGCAGTAGTAGGCCCGGAGCTTACTCGTCAGTCGCGCCGGGTGTCGCAGGCGAGCCTTGACCTCCAGCTGGCCGAGGCAGCCATTCTTTGGGGTGGTAACTCAGTGAGCGCAGAGGCGCGGGCAGAAGTTGACCGCTGCCGTTCCAGGCTGGCCGTCGTGCGTGGCGAGTGCTGGCCGAACAATACAGCTGAGCGCTTGCCGCTGATTGCCAAGGCCATCGTTAGTGAAATCCATGGGCACCGCTGCACCAACTGCAATGGAACCGGCAAGGATCGTGGAGAGAACTCGGTATGCAGGTCCTGTGAGGGCAGCGGCAATGCCAAGATCCTTGACGCATGGCGTGCCGCCGCGATCAAGGTGGATCCGTCCGACTTCCCTAAGCGCTGGAAGCGGGTCTATGAGTGGCTTTTCGTAAAGATGCGAGATGCCGAGGCCGAGGCCGGCAGAGCCCTTGAGGCGGCACTGAGGAGGGAGGCTGCCTAA
- a CDS encoding GIY-YIG nuclease family protein, whose product MFIFSESRLERVEAARIMRELDPKECCLYVMFAKDGEGPMYIKVGISECPGKRARHVQTGCPIPIRRVIAFRCSSRRTARSAEMAMHEAMKEHSATGEWFRLEWGQEAKDSLHALIEKVMDAIGGVDLKDVTDEDTRVAVRKKQETWESAQKKAKVAAYNKYRLTVELRAPLRVA is encoded by the coding sequence ATGTTCATTTTCAGTGAGAGCCGCCTTGAACGGGTGGAGGCCGCAAGGATCATGCGGGAGCTTGATCCAAAAGAGTGCTGCCTCTATGTGATGTTTGCCAAGGATGGCGAAGGACCCATGTACATAAAGGTTGGAATCAGTGAGTGCCCAGGTAAGCGGGCGAGGCATGTCCAAACCGGTTGCCCCATCCCAATTCGCAGGGTGATTGCGTTCCGTTGCAGTAGTCGCCGGACCGCCAGGAGTGCCGAGATGGCAATGCATGAGGCAATGAAGGAGCACTCAGCCACCGGGGAATGGTTCCGGTTGGAGTGGGGGCAAGAGGCAAAGGACTCTCTGCACGCGTTGATCGAAAAGGTCATGGATGCAATTGGCGGAGTCGACCTAAAGGATGTGACCGACGAAGACACCCGTGTTGCTGTCAGGAAGAAGCAAGAGACCTGGGAGTCTGCGCAGAAGAAGGCAAAGGTGGCTGCCTACAACAAGTACCGTCTAACAGTGGAGTTGCGCGCTCCACTTCGAGTCGCATAA
- a CDS encoding dATP/dGTP diphosphohydrolase domain-containing protein, with amino-acid sequence MAYPDNNPKTAVGAAKVPLHLVPPSAKHYLALALADGAKKYGPYNWRDSAISVSVYVAAAQRHLDAFWDGEDCADDSGVHHLAHAMACFALLLDAKEVGMLHDDRPKPGATHKLQMKYATLNLPRTDTGD; translated from the coding sequence GTGGCCTATCCCGACAACAACCCCAAGACGGCGGTTGGGGCGGCCAAGGTTCCGCTGCACCTCGTCCCGCCCAGCGCCAAGCACTATCTGGCCCTTGCGCTAGCTGATGGTGCCAAGAAGTACGGCCCCTACAACTGGCGGGATTCGGCTATCAGCGTTTCGGTCTACGTGGCAGCAGCCCAGCGGCACCTAGACGCGTTCTGGGATGGAGAGGACTGCGCCGACGACTCGGGTGTGCACCACCTGGCGCATGCCATGGCCTGCTTTGCGCTCCTGCTGGACGCCAAGGAGGTCGGGATGCTTCACGACGACAGGCCCAAACCTGGGGCAACCCATAAGTTGCAGATGAAATATGCAACTCTTAATTTGCCACGAACCGACACGGGTGACTAA